Genomic DNA from Desulfonema ishimotonii:
AAAACACGCAGGATGCCCCGTCTGACGGGGTATCTGCCTGTAAAAGTATGAACATATGTGTATATTACAGGGATTTCCGGGAATCAATGTGAAAAATCACAAACTTGGTTCCGTATCCTGGCGGATGCGATTCAGATATTCCTCCCATTCCATCGGCAGGAGCTGTTTCTTCTTATTGTTGCAGTCTTTGCAGGCCGGGACGACGTTACCTTTTGTCGTCTTTCCGCCCCGTGAGATCGGGACAATGTGGTCCATGGTCAGCGCCCGGGCCTGCGTGGATTTCCCGCAATAATAACATTTGCCTTTGGCGCATTGACGTTTCCACCACTGGGACATGCGGAGTTCTCTGGCTTTATGCCGTTCTCTCCGGATATCCGATTCTTCCAGATTATAAGCAAATGGCTCCATGATATTCCGTTTATAACGCCGTTATCCCTTCAGACGGTCGAGCCAGTTCCGTATCTCATCCGTCAGGAGCGTGTAATATCTCTCCGACCCGCCCAGGCCGTGCCGCCCGAAGAAATAGTTGATTTCGAGAAACAGGGGCGTCTGCTGCGCATCGGCTGTTGAGAAAAGGAAATCGAATCCGGCCAGGTTAATTCCCGTCTGCACACAAAACGCCCGCAGGTCTGTGACGGCCCGGTCCCGGAGTTCGGGATCAGTGCGGGGGTCCACCCGTCCCCCTCTTGCGATGTTGATGCAAAAGCTGTCCATATCCTCTTGTGTGCGCCAGTAGGATATGTATTTTTCCCCCACAACAACAACGCGAAGCGAACGCCTCGCGGTGGGGATGTACTCCTGGATCAGGAAGCCATACTGCCCGGTCCGTTCAAATTCCGTGGCTTTCCGGATGGCATTGCGCAGCTCCTGTGCGGACCGGATCAGAAAAACGTTATCGCCATCGCCCCCCCAGTCAAACTTGAAGATGAACGGAAAGCCGACGGACGGCGTTCTGATCCGCTGGCCGTAGTGTTCAAAATAGTGGGCCGCCGCCGGATATGTTTCGGTTCGGGGATGGGGCACGCCGCAGTCCTGAAAAAGGCGGAGCTGCCCGATTTTACGGGGGTAGTCAAATTTCGCATCATAGTTGGGGAACACATGGGCGCAGTGATCCCGCGCCATCCTGTAGAGGCTCTGCCGGCATCCCTGGGGCAGGATGACCGCATCTGCCGCCCGGATGGCCGCCAGCTCTTTTTCGGCAGGCTCCCGCCCTGCGCAGAGCATGTTGACGTCCCCCGCAAAGCAGGGATGAAATGACAGGATCATCAGTAGCCGAGTTTTCTCAGGGCCTTGGTGTCCTTGCTCCAGTTTTTCTGAACCCGCACAAACAGTTTCAGAAAAACCTTGCTGCCCAGCATACGCTCAATATCCTTGCGGGCGGCCTCGCCGATCTGTTTGAGTTTGGCCGCGCCCTTGCCGATCACGATGCCCTTCTGGGAGTCCCGCTCCAGGTGAATGGCGGCGTGGATCGTCACCAGCGTTTCCGCCTCTTCGAACGCATCTATGGTAACGGCGGCCGCATAGGGGATCTCCTGGCCGGTCAGCCGGAACACCTTCTCCCGTATCATCTCTGCCACGATAAACCGTTCCGGCATATCGGTGATGGCGTCTTCGGGGAAATAGGGCGGTCCCTCCGGCAGCACGCTTTCCATCTCGTCCAGCAGCATATCGACCTGATCCCCGTGTTTGGCGGAGATGGGCACCACCGCGTGGAAGGGATAGGCGGTGCGCCACCGGTCAATGGCCGCCAGCACGACGTCCCCCTTCACCTGATCCGTCTTGTTGAGCGCCAGGATGACGGGGCGATTCCGGCTTCTGAGCTTTTCCACCACGATCTGTTCCGATTCCGGGTCCGGGCAGGTCAGGTCCACGATAAAGACGATGACATCCGCATCCCCGATGGCCGAAAGGGCGACATCCACAATGCGGACGTTGAACATCTTCTCGGACTGGTGAATGCCGGGGGTATCCAGAAAGACGAGCTGGGCATTGGGGCGGTGAACCACCCCCAGTACGCGATTGCGGGTGGTCTGGGCCTTTCGCGAGGTGATGGATATTTTTTCGCCCAGCATCCGGTTGAGCAGGGTTGATTTGCCCACGTTCGGGGCACCTGCAAGCATGACAAAACCGGAGTGAAATCCGGCAAATCGGTTATCTGTGTGCTGCATGTTCTGTAAAACCTGTGGTGCGGCGTCCGGCGGAAAAAATGCTGACGCACACCTTTTTTTAAATGTTTACGGTAGCTTCAATGGCCGCCCATACCTGATCCCTGCCCCGCCGGGTTTTGGCGGAAAACTGAATCAGGTGATCCCTGTCCACCCCCAGCGTCTCCGAAATGACGGCAAGCTGTTTCATCTGCTTGCTTTTTGAAAGCTTGTCCGTTTTGGTGACGACCGGAATAGCGGGGATCTGATACTGCCTGAGCCACAGGATGAAATCCAGCTCCTCCTGGCCCGGCACCCGCCGGATATCCATGATCAGCACCACGCCGCGCAGGGATTCCCGTTTTTCAAGATAGGTCCGCATCATCGGTCCCCATGTTTTTTTCACCGCCAGGGGAACCTTGGCATATCCGTATCCGGGCAGATCGACAAAGGAATATTGCCCGTTGACCTCGAAAAAGTTGATGAGCTGCGTCCGTCCGGGCGTGGAGCTGGTCTTGACCAGACGCTTCCGGTTGACCAGCACGTTGACCAGGGACGATTTTCCCACATTGGACCGCCCGGCAAATGCGATCTCCGGCAGCGCTGCCGGCGGATACTGGGGCGGCTTTACAGCGCTTGTTATAAATTCAGCAGATTTGATGATCATATTTTCAGTAACCCGTTGGCAGTAACCAGTAAAACCTGTTTACTGATCACTGTCACCTGTTCAGGTATTTTTCCAGGCGGTCCATGCCCTCGGCGATATTTTCCAGGGAGTTGGCGTAGGAGAATCGCAGGTAGCCTTCGCCGTTCTGCCCGAAATCAATTCCGGGCGTGACGCCCACATGGGCTTTTTCCAGAATGTCAAAGGCCAGCTTATATGAATCTTCGGAGATGTGCCTGGCGTTGACAAAAACGTAGAACGCGCCCGTCGGTTCGACCGTGATGCCGAATCCCATCTGTTTGAGGCGTCCGATCATGTACTGCCGCCGCTTGTTGTATGTCGCCTTCATGCGGGCCACATCTTCGCCGGAATCTCTGAGGGCCGCAATACCGGCCAGCTGCACCATTGCATTGGCCGAGATGAAAAAATTCTGCTGCACCTTCCGGATGGAGGGGATAAAGGCTTCGGGCGCGATCATGTAGCCGAGCCGCAGGCCGGTCATGGCGTGGAGTTTGGAAAACCCGTTCAGCACAAAGGCGTTGTCTGTGAACTCCAGTATGGAATGCTCTTTCCCCTCATAGACCAGGCCGTGATAGATCTCATCCGAGATGATAAACGGTCCCTCCGGCCCGGAGATGTCGGCAATGGCCCTCATGCGGTCTGCCGAAAGGAGGTTGCCTGTGGGATTGGACGGTGAGTTGATGAAAATGCCCCTGGTTTTCGCCGTTATCTTCTCCCGGATGGCTTCGGGGCGGTACTGGAAACCGTCTTCCTCATAGACCGGCACCATGACCGGTTCGCCGCCCACAAACCGGATGAAGTTGGGGTAGCATGCGTAGTGCGGGTCGGAGATGATCACCTGATCCCCGGCATTGAGCAGCACGGCAAAGAGACTGAACATGACCGGCGATGTGCCCGAACCGACCACGACCCGGTCCGGGTCAACGGAGACGCCGTAGGTGCTGTTGTAATATTCACAGATCGCCTCTCTGAGTTCGGGCATTCCCATGCTGTGGGTGTAGTGGGTGTGCCCGCATTCCAGGGCATCGCAGCACGCATGTTTCACGCAGGCGGGCGTGTCGAAATCCGGCTCTCCCACCTCCAGGTGGATGACGTTAATCCCTTCCCGCTCCATTTCATTGGCCCGCTCCAGGACATCCATGACAATAAAAGAGGTCATATCTTTGACACGGCTTGAAATCATTTTGGGCTTTCTTCTCCTGTTTTCAAATCGCTCTTCAGTGTGAGTTGCTGCTTACTGTGGTGGCGAGCTGCTGCCCCCGGAGGAGCAGATCACCGACGCAAAAAAATGATAAAATAAACGGTCTGACCTGACAGTTCGCCCTTTTTTCAGGGCTGCGCCGTAACGATCACGGGTGTTTTTACGGGGCTGTGTGCGGATGTATGTCTTTTCAGAACCGTCAGCGGACGGTCATGCAATTTTCCATGGAGATTTCTTCAATGTCGCCCGTTTCTTAACTTCTTCTATGACATCAGGTTCGCAATCTTCCCGGCAGAACGCTGGGGAACCCGCCCGGTCCGCTCCGGGTCAGCAGGATAACACCGGAACGGCCAGGGCGGATGAGCCGGGTGTACCGCCCGGTCATCACGGTCCCGGTCAATTTCGTCCGCTGATACTTATATCACCTTGTTCAGGGGATATTCAATAATCCCTTCGGCCCCGTTCTTCATCAGGCCGGGAATCAGATCCCGGACCACATTGCCTGCCACCACGGTTTCCACGGCGACCCACCCGGAGTTGTGCAGTTCGGCAACGGTCGGCGCGTTGAGGCTCGGCAGCAGTTCAACGATCTTCTCCAGATTCGCCTTGGGCGCGTTCATCTTCAGGCCCACCATCTTGTCCCCCAGGAGGGCGCTCCTGAGCAGCAGGGCGATCTGCTCGATCTTCTCCCGCTTTTCAGGATTTTTCCAGGCCTCGTGGTTGGCGATCAGCCGGGTGTTGGTCTGCATCAGCTCGTGAATGATCTTGAGGCCGTGTGCCCGGATGGTGGTCTCGGTTTCCGTCACCTCCACAATGGCGTCGGCCAGACCGGATACCACCTTGGCCTCGGTCGCCCCCCAGGAGAATTCCACCTTTACGTCAATATTGCGTTCGGCAAAATAGCGCTTGGTAAATTCCACCAGCTCGGTGGCCACCCGCTTGCCCTGAAGATCTTCGAGCTTTTCGATGCCGGAACCGTGGGGCACGGCCAGAACCCATCGGGCCGGGCGCGCACTGACCTTGGAGTAAACCAGATCCGCCACCACATGCACGTCCGAGCTGTTTTCAGCGATCCAGTCCTTGCCGGTCAGGCCTGCATCCAGCGTGCCGCTTTCCACATAACGGGACATTTCCTGTGCCCGGCAGATGGCGCAGTCAATATCATCGTCGTCAATTTCAGGAAAATAGCTCCTGCCGTTCACATTGATCTTCCAGCCGGAACGTTTGAACAGATCAATGGTGGCGTTCTGGAGGCTTCCCTTGGGAACGCCCAGTTTGAGTTTCTCTGTCATCTTCATTTTATTTATATACCTCCCTGGGGTCAAATACCGGTTTTCCAATAACTCTGATTTCGTTGCCTTCGATCTTTTTATAAAAACAGCTCCGATGGCCCGTGTGGCAGGCCGCACCGCCGACCTGCTCGACCTTCAGCAGCACCGTATCGTCATCACAGTCAATGCGAATCTCTTTTACATGCTGGACGTTTCCGGATGTTTTGCCCTTCACCCACAGCTCATTACGGGTGCGGCTGTGGTAAGATGCCAGACCGGTGGAGAGCGTGTTCTCCCACGCCTCCTGATCCATAAATGCGAGCATCAGCACCTCGCCGGTTTCGTAATCCTGCACAACAGCCGGCAAAAGGCCGCCCATCTTGTCAAAATTCAATTCGATCATTCAGATATCCCTTCATTGATTTCTTCTGAACAGACCTTTGAAAAAAATCCCGGCGCGGTTTTCACTGCTTTGCCAGAATGATTGTCTGAAGGTCTGTATAAAACAGAGCGGACAGAAAGAAAAGCCCCGGCTCACCCCCGGTTTGCATTTGTTTTCTGCCACCCGCCCTTTAACACGCTCATATAAAACAGAAATGAGTAACCAGAATACGGGGTAATGTCAAATTATTTTTTCAGGTTCCCTCCTTGCTTAACATAACAATATTTGATAGCAATTAAAAAATTAAAAAAAACGACAGGGATACATCAGGAATGTTCAGGAAGAAAAAAAACAGAAAAATCAGGAAGTCCGAAGGTTTTGGCAAAATAATGCTGCGCGGGGTCGTGGTGCTGACCCTGCTCGCACTGATCGGGATCGGCGCGGCTGTGGCCGCGGCGGTCGGGGTGTATAAACACTACAGTCAGGATCTCCCCCCGATTTCATCATTAACAGATTATGAACCGGCTGTCATCACCACGGTTTACTCGGATGACAACCGGAAAATTGCGGAGTTTTACGAAGAGCGGCGAATTGTCCTGCCGTATTCGGAGATCCCGGAGATGCTGGTCAGGGCCTTTATCTCCGCAGAGGATTCGAGGTTTTTTGAGCATGAGGGGGTGGATATCAAAAGCATCATCCGGGCCGCCCTCAAGAATTTCGAGGCCGGAACCGTGGTCCAGGGCGGCAGCACCATCACCCAGCAGGTGACCAAATCCTTTCTGCTCACCCCGGAAAAAAAGTTCAGCCGGAAGATCAAAGAGGCCATTCTCGCCTACCGCATTGATAAAAAGCTGACCAAAGAGCAGATTCTCCACCTCTACCTGAATCAGATCTATCTGGGCCACGGCGCTTACGGCGTGGAGGCTGCCGCTGAAAACTATTTCGGCAAACCTGTAAAGGAGCTGACCCTTGCGGAATGCGCGGTTCTGGCAGGATTGCCCCAGGCCCCCAGCCGCTACTCGCCGTTCAAACATCCCGAATTTGCCCGTGACCGTCAGAAATACGTTTTAAACCGTATGGTTATAGGCGGATATATCACCAGAGAGCAGGCGGATGAGGCGTTCAGCGCCCCCCTGAATCTCAGGCCCAAACACAACTGGTATATTGAAAAAGTGCCCTACTATACCGAATATGTGCGCCAGTATGTGGAGAAGAAATATGGGCGGGAGATGCTCTACCGGGGCGGTCTCACCATTCACACTGCCGTCAGCATCGACTTGCAGACGGCCGCCCGGCAAGCGGTTGGCCGGGGGCTGCGTGATCTGGATAAGCGCCATTCCGGGTTCAGAGGTCCCCTCCGCCACTTGGAGCCGGAGGCCGTGGAGGGGTTTTCGAAGGCACTTCGCCAGGTCCGGCACAACACGCCCCCGGAAAAGGGGGATATCGTCAGCGGAATTGTGGCCGGAGTGGATCAGAAAACGGGCGCTGTCACCGTCCGGCTGGGAGACGGGGAAGGGATTATGCCCTTCAGGGAGATGCGCTGGGGCGTCAGGCAGGAAAAAGACGTCGCGGCCCTGCTGTCGCCCGGCGATGTCATTGAGGTGGCGCTGAAAGAAAAGGCGGCATCCGGAAAATGGCACCTCGCCCTTGAACAGCCGTCTCAGGCCCAGTCGGCCCTGCTCTGTCTGGAGACCGGAACCGCCCACGTCAAGGCGATGGTGGGAGGAAAGGACTTTAAATCCAGCCAGTTCAACCGCGCCATTCAGTCCCGACGTCAGCCGGGGTCCGCGTTCAAGCCCGTTATCTACGCCGCAGCACTGGACAAAGGGTATACCCCTGCCACCGAACTGATGGACAACGTCTTCATCTATCAGGATGCCCGGATGAAATGGAAGCCCAAAAACTACGACCGGAAATTTTACGGGCCGACGCTGCTGCGAAAGGCCCTGGCCAAGTCGCGTAACCTGCCGACCATCAATATCCTGGACGACATCGGGGTGGACTATACCATCGACTATGCCAGACGTCTGGGCATCCGCTCCGATCTGAGCCGGGATCTCTCCATTGCCCTGGGGTCTTCGGGCGTCTCGCTGCTCGATATGGTCAGTGCCTACGCCGTTTTTGCAGACGGCGGAAACCGTATGGAGCCGATCTTCATCACCAAAATCACAGACCGTAACGGCAACGTGCTTGAAGAAGCGGTCCCGCACCCGGAAAGGGCCATTGACGAAACCACGGCCTACCTGATGACCAGCCTGCTGGAGAGCGTGGTCAAGGAGGGTACGGCCAGAAAGGTCCGTGCGCTTCAGCGGCCTGCCGCCGGGAAAACCGGTACGACCAACAATCTGCATGATGCCTGGTTTGTGGGATACACGCCCGATTATATCGCCGGGGCATGGGTGGGATATGACCAGGAGCGCTCCCTGGGGCGGAGGGAGTCCGGCGGGAAGGCGGCCCTCCCCATCTGGCTCGACTTCATGAAAAAAGCCCATGAGGGCAAGGCGGTCCGGGCATTTCCGGTCCCGCGCGGCATTGTTTTTTCAAAGATCGACGCGGCCACCGGCCTGTTGCCCGTGCCGGAGACAGAACGGACCATTTTCGAGTGTTTCAGGGAAGGCAACGTGCCCACCCGCTATTCCAGACGATCGGACACCGTCACCGAATCGGACCAGTTTTTTAAGACCGGCCTGTGATATGCGCTGAATCCGGTCTTCTGACAAGGGGCATCTGTGGAAAACAGGCGTCACAGAAAGATTCAGACCGGTTCAGACAGACTCTTTTTTCGACACAATATGGGTGGCGCTGCCCAGGAAGATCTCCGCAACTTCGGCCTCAGTTTCCGAGAGGGTGGGGTGGGGGTGAATGCTCAGGGCCACATCCGCAGCCACAGCCCCCATCTCCACGGCCAGCACCCCTTCGGAGATGAGGCCTTCGGTATTGCGGCCCACAATGCCCACCCCCAGAATCCGTTCGGAGGCCGGGTCGATGATCATCTTGGTCATGCCCTCGGCCGCACCCATTGTGATGGCTCTGCCGGAATACTTCCACGGGAACCGCTGAATTTTCACCGGAATATTTTCGCGCTTCGCCTGCTCCTCGGTCAGGCCGCAGCAGGCGATCTGGGGATCGGTGTAGACCACCGCCGGAATCGCCACGGCGTCAAAGGCCGACGGCTCACCTGCCAGCACCTCTGCCGCGATCTTGCCCTCACGGGAGGCCTTGTGGGCCAGCATCATGCCGCCGGCCACATCGCCGACCGCGTAAATATTCTCCTGTGCGGTCCGCTGCCGGTCGTCCGCCACAATAAAGCCCTGCGCATCGGTTTTCACACCGGTATGTTCCAGCCCAAGCCCGCGGGTGTTGGGATTCCGTCCGATGGCGACCAGCACCCGGTCGAAGCGCCGGACCGACGTTCCGGCGTCGTCTTCCACGGTCACGCCGGTGTCATCCTCATCCAGGGCCACCACGCGGGTGCTGAGATGAACTGCCTCAAAATCGGTTTCCAGCCGCCGGGCCAGGGGGCGGACCAGATCGGCGTCCATGCCCGGCAGCAGGCGATCCCCCAGTTCCGCCACCTGAACCTTTGCGCCCAGGGCGGCGTAGACCATGCCCAGTTCCAGCCCCACATAGCCGCCGCCCAGCACCAGAAGGGAGCCGGGCACTTCCGGCAGGTCCAGCGCCATCGAGGAGTTCATGATCCGTCCGCCCTTTTTAAAGGGCGTTCCGGAAAACGGCACGGGCCGGGAGCCGGTGGCGATGATGGCGTGTCTGAATCTGATGCCGCTGAACTCGGATGAGCCGTGAAGGCGCACCTGGTCCGGGCTTTGAAATTCGGCACGGGCCTGAATCAGCTGCACACCCCGGCGCCGGGTCAGGCTGATCAGCCCGTCCGCCAGCCGGTCGATGACACTTCCTTTCCACGCCCGGACTGCCGCAATGTCGATTTTCGGCGGCCCGAAGGTCACGCCCATTGACGCAGCCCGCCCGGCGTCGTGGATCAGTTCGGACAGAAAGAGATAGGTTTTGGAGGGAATACACCCCCGGAACAGGCAGACGCCGCCCGGACGTTCCGACACGTCGATCAGCGTCACATCCATGCCCAGATCCGCCGCCCGGAACGCAGCCGCATAGCCGCCCGGCCCGCCCCCGATTACCAGTACTTCCGTTTCCTGTACAAAATCTCCCATGACCATTGTGCATCACCTCCGGCAATGTTGATTTCCATGCAGGGCCGTTTGTATCTGTCTGAAAAAATATTTTTTCAGCCTGCGTTCAAAGATCAGCCCGGAGAGGCCGGGCCGCCATATCTGAATCGTAACGAACTTGTACCGTTGAATCGTATGCGCTTCTGACGCCGCCAGAAGTATGGATTCCCGCTATGAATAAGATCTTACACTTCATCAGGGGGCCGACTGCTGACCCCGGTCAAAGCGAAGATATTCATCGTGCCAATATCGGTACAGTGAGTCATTTTTAAATTTTTTTAATGCTTCAGAGAATTGTTTAACAAATGATTCCGGGATGTTGTTTTTGTTGAAGATGATATACAGGCCATTGGATTTAATGGGGTTTTCTTTTAATGGAATAATCTCGCCAAGTCCCAGCTTGCTGATCAGATAGGAACCGTTCCCCAGCTCGGCCACCGCATAATCAATCCGACCAGCGTTCAATTTTTTGAAATTCAGATCATCCATGAAGACTTCCTCATAGTTACCATGCTTTTTCAGGAAATCATCAAATTCCCGTGTATAGCTGTAGCCGCTGACCACGCCGATTTTTTTCGGTATCAGGTCGTCATATGTATCAAATTTGAGATCATCTTCCTCACGGACCCACAGAACCCACGGCGATTCCACAAGCATCTCCTCCGGGTAATACGCAAAAGCCGTTCTGGCCTCCGAGAAACTGGCTGAGAAGAGGGCATCTGCTTTTCCTTTTTCAAGCATTGTGATGGCGCGTTTCCAGGGATATGCCTTTATGCTGTTAATGCTGACGTCCATTTTCTTAAAAACCGCTTTGACAACCCTGGTGCTGAATCCGCTGATATTGTTCTGTTCAACCACCTGATACGGCGGCCATTCGTCACATACAATGGTAAGGCCGTCTTTTTCAGCAACGGCGTCTGTTGCCAGGACTAACATGATGATAAAAAAAGAAATTACTTTAATGTGTTTCATTACGCGCCTCCTTTTCATTCCTGTCTATTTTGAAATTGGTAACATTCGGTTACCCGTTGTCCAGGCTATTGGCCAGATGCACTCTGACAGAAAGCGTCTGGCTGTCTCATTATCACTTTCAGATCGGCACGGCCAATGAAAAGAGGGTTTCCCGGAATGCGGAAACCGGAGTACTGCTGAGAAGCTGTTTTAAAAATACCGGCGACTCGGAAACGGAGTGCGAAAATTAAGGCCGAAGGCCGTTTTTTCGCGGGGTTTGCAAAAGTACGCCTCCCCTTCGGGGGGCTGACTTTTGCACTCCGAAGGGATTTTTAAAACAGCTTCTGATATTAATGACACAACAACGCACGGTTTGATACCAATTCACAGTTGAAATGTCGCATTAAAATAAATACCAACGCTTTTTTTCAAAGGCTCAGACATCTCTTTTCAATGATAACTTTCAACATGGAATCGGTATGAGCCTGTACCGTCTTCTCAGGTTCCAGGCGACCTGATCTGAAAAAGTTCCTCACACATCCGGGCCTGCGGAAAAAAATCTCAATTCCGGTTTCGGGTGAATTCATAAAACAGACCTCCTGCAAACTTGGAACGGCGACGCTGCAACATTTTTTTACAGGAGGTCTGTCAGATCTACACCATCGTCAGCATCAGTGTTTCCGGGTCTTCCAGGGCAGTGATGACCGTGCGGAGGAACCGGGCCCCGTCCGCGCCGTCCAGCACCCGGTGGTCCATTGCCAGAATCACCGGCAGGATGAGCCGGGGCACGATCTCCGGTTTGCCGGTCCGGCTGTCCCGGACCACCGGCTGAAGCCGGGCCGCGCCCATGCCCATAATGGCGGTTTCGGGATAGTTGATAA
This window encodes:
- the yihA gene encoding ribosome biogenesis GTP-binding protein YihA/YsxC, coding for MIIKSAEFITSAVKPPQYPPAALPEIAFAGRSNVGKSSLVNVLVNRKRLVKTSSTPGRTQLINFFEVNGQYSFVDLPGYGYAKVPLAVKKTWGPMMRTYLEKRESLRGVVLIMDIRRVPGQEELDFILWLRQYQIPAIPVVTKTDKLSKSKQMKQLAVISETLGVDRDHLIQFSAKTRRGRDQVWAAIEATVNI
- a CDS encoding ATP-grasp domain-containing protein, with the protein product MILSFHPCFAGDVNMLCAGREPAEKELAAIRAADAVILPQGCRQSLYRMARDHCAHVFPNYDAKFDYPRKIGQLRLFQDCGVPHPRTETYPAAAHYFEHYGQRIRTPSVGFPFIFKFDWGGDGDNVFLIRSAQELRNAIRKATEFERTGQYGFLIQEYIPTARRSLRVVVVGEKYISYWRTQEDMDSFCINIARGGRVDPRTDPELRDRAVTDLRAFCVQTGINLAGFDFLFSTADAQQTPLFLEINYFFGRHGLGGSERYYTLLTDEIRNWLDRLKG
- the lpdA gene encoding dihydrolipoyl dehydrogenase: MVMGDFVQETEVLVIGGGPGGYAAAFRAADLGMDVTLIDVSERPGGVCLFRGCIPSKTYLFLSELIHDAGRAASMGVTFGPPKIDIAAVRAWKGSVIDRLADGLISLTRRRGVQLIQARAEFQSPDQVRLHGSSEFSGIRFRHAIIATGSRPVPFSGTPFKKGGRIMNSSMALDLPEVPGSLLVLGGGYVGLELGMVYAALGAKVQVAELGDRLLPGMDADLVRPLARRLETDFEAVHLSTRVVALDEDDTGVTVEDDAGTSVRRFDRVLVAIGRNPNTRGLGLEHTGVKTDAQGFIVADDRQRTAQENIYAVGDVAGGMMLAHKASREGKIAAEVLAGEPSAFDAVAIPAVVYTDPQIACCGLTEEQAKRENIPVKIQRFPWKYSGRAITMGAAEGMTKMIIDPASERILGVGIVGRNTEGLISEGVLAVEMGAVAADVALSIHPHPTLSETEAEVAEIFLGSATHIVSKKESV
- a CDS encoding penicillin-binding protein 1A, whose protein sequence is MFRKKKNRKIRKSEGFGKIMLRGVVVLTLLALIGIGAAVAAAVGVYKHYSQDLPPISSLTDYEPAVITTVYSDDNRKIAEFYEERRIVLPYSEIPEMLVRAFISAEDSRFFEHEGVDIKSIIRAALKNFEAGTVVQGGSTITQQVTKSFLLTPEKKFSRKIKEAILAYRIDKKLTKEQILHLYLNQIYLGHGAYGVEAAAENYFGKPVKELTLAECAVLAGLPQAPSRYSPFKHPEFARDRQKYVLNRMVIGGYITREQADEAFSAPLNLRPKHNWYIEKVPYYTEYVRQYVEKKYGREMLYRGGLTIHTAVSIDLQTAARQAVGRGLRDLDKRHSGFRGPLRHLEPEAVEGFSKALRQVRHNTPPEKGDIVSGIVAGVDQKTGAVTVRLGDGEGIMPFREMRWGVRQEKDVAALLSPGDVIEVALKEKAASGKWHLALEQPSQAQSALLCLETGTAHVKAMVGGKDFKSSQFNRAIQSRRQPGSAFKPVIYAAALDKGYTPATELMDNVFIYQDARMKWKPKNYDRKFYGPTLLRKALAKSRNLPTINILDDIGVDYTIDYARRLGIRSDLSRDLSIALGSSGVSLLDMVSAYAVFADGGNRMEPIFITKITDRNGNVLEEAVPHPERAIDETTAYLMTSLLESVVKEGTARKVRALQRPAAGKTGTTNNLHDAWFVGYTPDYIAGAWVGYDQERSLGRRESGGKAALPIWLDFMKKAHEGKAVRAFPVPRGIVFSKIDAATGLLPVPETERTIFECFREGNVPTRYSRRSDTVTESDQFFKTGL
- the hisG gene encoding ATP phosphoribosyltransferase, giving the protein MTEKLKLGVPKGSLQNATIDLFKRSGWKINVNGRSYFPEIDDDDIDCAICRAQEMSRYVESGTLDAGLTGKDWIAENSSDVHVVADLVYSKVSARPARWVLAVPHGSGIEKLEDLQGKRVATELVEFTKRYFAERNIDVKVEFSWGATEAKVVSGLADAIVEVTETETTIRAHGLKIIHELMQTNTRLIANHEAWKNPEKREKIEQIALLLRSALLGDKMVGLKMNAPKANLEKIVELLPSLNAPTVAELHNSGWVAVETVVAGNVVRDLIPGLMKNGAEGIIEYPLNKVI
- a CDS encoding substrate-binding periplasmic protein, which produces MKHIKVISFFIIMLVLATDAVAEKDGLTIVCDEWPPYQVVEQNNISGFSTRVVKAVFKKMDVSINSIKAYPWKRAITMLEKGKADALFSASFSEARTAFAYYPEEMLVESPWVLWVREEDDLKFDTYDDLIPKKIGVVSGYSYTREFDDFLKKHGNYEEVFMDDLNFKKLNAGRIDYAVAELGNGSYLISKLGLGEIIPLKENPIKSNGLYIIFNKNNIPESFVKQFSEALKKFKNDSLYRYWHDEYLRFDRGQQSAP
- the hisI gene encoding phosphoribosyl-AMP cyclohydrolase, which codes for MIELNFDKMGGLLPAVVQDYETGEVLMLAFMDQEAWENTLSTGLASYHSRTRNELWVKGKTSGNVQHVKEIRIDCDDDTVLLKVEQVGGAACHTGHRSCFYKKIEGNEIRVIGKPVFDPREVYK
- a CDS encoding pyridoxal phosphate-dependent aminotransferase, with product MISSRVKDMTSFIVMDVLERANEMEREGINVIHLEVGEPDFDTPACVKHACCDALECGHTHYTHSMGMPELREAICEYYNSTYGVSVDPDRVVVGSGTSPVMFSLFAVLLNAGDQVIISDPHYACYPNFIRFVGGEPVMVPVYEEDGFQYRPEAIREKITAKTRGIFINSPSNPTGNLLSADRMRAIADISGPEGPFIISDEIYHGLVYEGKEHSILEFTDNAFVLNGFSKLHAMTGLRLGYMIAPEAFIPSIRKVQQNFFISANAMVQLAGIAALRDSGEDVARMKATYNKRRQYMIGRLKQMGFGITVEPTGAFYVFVNARHISEDSYKLAFDILEKAHVGVTPGIDFGQNGEGYLRFSYANSLENIAEGMDRLEKYLNR
- the era gene encoding GTPase Era; its protein translation is MQHTDNRFAGFHSGFVMLAGAPNVGKSTLLNRMLGEKISITSRKAQTTRNRVLGVVHRPNAQLVFLDTPGIHQSEKMFNVRIVDVALSAIGDADVIVFIVDLTCPDPESEQIVVEKLRSRNRPVILALNKTDQVKGDVVLAAIDRWRTAYPFHAVVPISAKHGDQVDMLLDEMESVLPEGPPYFPEDAITDMPERFIVAEMIREKVFRLTGQEIPYAAAVTIDAFEEAETLVTIHAAIHLERDSQKGIVIGKGAAKLKQIGEAARKDIERMLGSKVFLKLFVRVQKNWSKDTKALRKLGY
- a CDS encoding HNH endonuclease, with protein sequence MEPFAYNLEESDIRRERHKARELRMSQWWKRQCAKGKCYYCGKSTQARALTMDHIVPISRGGKTTKGNVVPACKDCNNKKKQLLPMEWEEYLNRIRQDTEPSL